One window from the genome of Labeo rohita strain BAU-BD-2019 chromosome 10, IGBB_LRoh.1.0, whole genome shotgun sequence encodes:
- the ccar2 gene encoding cell cycle and apoptosis regulator protein 2 isoform X3, whose protein sequence is METQMRQRVFTGVVTQMQEHHGIVDQEVHFPVSVVVGRVPLVGEKVLVKAVQDPLKPISWTAQKVQTLNGQPGILGTKPQPLLKSPKIPPLIPSMQPNPGGMMQMSHHQQMSWNGPFDGWGGGRKRHSEVMGGRRGGRWEDGGGGPWGGDAMHQKRKRWRAATEEEAPKKSSPITTHSAPLFSCFSRDTQACDYLELQRRYPHLHLPSNLFHLQLCWTESFPLDQPLTLRGPCHFHVGANQPESEADVCESTDDAFAVRVLLFSMPCLEDLYSQCCNLSKDGQTQKEAVHPTTLLKFVMVDNGGELRLPGGHWSPKADGANPVKDGSTLVNTAVRCIKDQTGLDLSACTQWHKMAELRYLSGDKMETVVILMPDVWNLVPAEDDWAKLRQKQLDGDLSLPEAPSVVFHPSAGVNLSVVSLLSLLEPQTPQTRDSCEVSLMVEMFSEMLQRDFGLQLYQCLSRLPQGLSVPPTGVKEENSAPMEDEPKKSDKQTAKKKGLIDAKKRKLKEKDEERETEDETEAAEKQSEHLKESKTHSAGGDGQSNSASDNQPSKDSERPLGWTAELPHKVLLSWVFFDRQLTGSLREADLINILLSLGLFLSPAQVQDLVRKTAVGGLCLYRNLCSRWSDADQTDASVSTEGNKAMLAGQPCKERASARRTSNTDLINYKGNVINLPNLLQTLESSKATQRELEKCVATLQSRLEAAEARQASNEQEQGQQKELKRKLEKAETLNKTYEKSLRENSSQMTSVIEKMQKMVEQTTALTNANAGKDEKA, encoded by the exons CCTGGCATTTTAGGGACCAAACCGCAGCCTCTACTGAAATCTCCCAAAATACCACCGCTGATTCCCAGCATGCAGCCAAATCCTG GTGGTATGATGCAGATGTCCCATCACCAGCAGATGTCCTGGAACGGTCCATTTGACGGCTGGGGTGGAGGACGGAAGAGACACTCTGAGGTCATGGGAGGACGTAGAGGTGGACGCTG GGAGGACGGCGGCGGCGGGCCGTGGGGAGGAGACGCCATGCACCAAAAACGAAAAAGATGGAGGGCTGCCACAGAAGAGGAAGCGCCCAAAAAGAGCAGCCCCATAACCACACACAGCGCTCCCTTATTCTCCTGTTTCTCCAGGGACAC CCAGGCCTGTGATTATCTGGAGCTTCAGCGGCGGTACCCACACCTGCACCTGCCCTCCAACCTCTTCCACCTCCAGCTGTGCTGGACCGAAAGCTTCCCGCTCGACCAGCCTCTTACGCTGAGAGGACCGTGCCACTTTCATGTGGGAGCAAACCAGCCGGAGAGTGAAGCAGACGTTTGCGAGTCCACAGATGATGCTTTCGCCGTTAGA GTCCTGTTGTTTTCTATGCCGTGCCTTGAGGACTTGTACTCACAGTGTTGTAACCTCTCAAAGGACGGTCAGACGCAGAAGGAGGCCGTACATCCTACTACACTTCTCAAA TTTGTGATGGTGGATAATGGAGGTGAACTGCGGCTTCCAGGTGGTCACTGGTCACCCAAAGCGGACGGAGCAAATCCAGTGAAGGACGGTTCGACGCTGGTCAATACTGCGGTTCGCTGCATAAAGGATCAAACCGGTCTGGACCTCTCAGCCTGCACACAGTG gCACAAGATGGCGGAGCTGAGATATCTTTCTGGAGATAAAATGGAGACAGTTGTGATCTTAATGCCAGATGTGTGGAATCTAGTGCCAGCAGAAGACGACTGGGCAAAATTACGACAAAAACAGCTG GATGGTGATTTGTCGCTCCCAGAAGCTCCGTCCGTGGTTTTTCACCCCTCCGCTGGAGTGAATCTGTCTGTCGTGTCTCTGTTGTCACTGCTGGAGCCCCAGACGCCTCAGACGCGGGACAGCTGTGAG gtgagtttgatGGTGGAGATGTTCAGCGAGATGCTCCAGAGGGATTTTGGGCTTCAGCTGTATCAGTGTCTGTCCCGTCTGCCACAGGGCCTCAGTGTCCCACCGACTGGCGTCAAAGAGGAGAACAGTGCTCCCATG GAGGATGAGCCcaaaaaatcagacaaacagaCGGCAAAAAAGAAAGGACTGATCGATGCAAAGAAAAGAAAGCTTAAAGAGAAAGAtgaggagagagagacagaggacGAGACTGAAGCAGCTGAAAAACAATCTGAGCATCTAAAAGAGAGTAAAACTCACAGCGCCGGAGGAGACGGGCAGAGCAACAGCGCCTCAGACAATCAGCCGTCCAAAGACAGC GAACGTCCTCTGGGCTGGACGGCTGAACTTCCCCATAAAGTGCTCCTGTCCTGGGTGTTCTTTGATCGTCAGCTGACAGGAAGTCTTCGAGAGGCAGACCTGATCAACATCCTGCTGTCTCTCGGCCTGTTTCTCAGTCCTGCTCAG GTGCAGGATCTAGTCAGAAAGACTGCAGTCGGTGGGCTTTGCCTCTACAGAAATCTGTGCAGTCGCTGGTCAGACGCAGATCAGACAGATGCCAGCGTCAGCACTGAGG GAAATAAAGCCATGTTGGCCGGTCAGCCATGCAAAGAGAGAGCGTCCGCCCGTCGCACCAGTAACACAGATCTGATAAACTACAAAGGGAACGTCATTAACCTACCAAACCTACTGCAGACGCTGGAGAGTAGCAAAGCAACCCAACGTGAACTGGAGAAGTGTGTCGCCACACTGCAATCCAGACTTG AGGCAGCAGAAGCGAGGCAGGCGTCTAATGAACAGGAGCAGGGCCAACAGAAAGAGCTGAAGAGGAAACTGGAAAAAGCCGAAACACTTAATAAAACATATGAGAAGAGTTTGAGAGAAAACAGCAGTCAGATGACCTCTGTTATTGAAAAGATGCAAAAGATGGTTGAACAG ACGACAGCCCTCACTAATGCAAACGCAGGAAAGGATGAGAAGGCGTAA